From the Methanococcus voltae genome, the window GAATTAGCATGTAAGAATAAATCTAAACCGATAGCCCATTGTAATGAGTAAACAGGTCCTTTTGGTGAGTAGATGAAAGGAACTACCCCGGAACCGGTTTCGAGCTCAACGTCACAGTTTGCCCATTTTAAACCATTGGTCATGTGTAAATCGTATTCCATTGGCCCGTCTGCAGTCATTGTGGTTGTTTCGTCGAGTGTAATTTGACCGATATCGACCATTAAGTGGTCGTGCTTATTTACGTATTCAGCTACTTCTACACCTTTACTTACACAGTCTTTCCAGCTTGTACCGCCGTAAGAGTGGAATTGTACGTGTGTATTGTAGTAAACGGTATCTCTTTTACCATGTTTAGGTTTTGCTTTGATATCTTTTACACAGTCCATTGTATCGAGTGTAGTTTCCCAGTTTCCAGGGTGACCTAAGTTATTAGGGTGCACGTGGATTGAGTGAGGAAGACCTAACATCTCGTTTACTTGTGCCAAACCTCTTACAACGTCTCTTGGTGTGATTCCAAAGTAAGGGATTTCGTCATCTAAACCGTGAACGTTTTTACCCCAACCCCAAGCTTCAGTTCCTCCAGGGTTAACGATTTTAATTGCAAATCCTCTTGTAGCTTTTAAAAGCCAAGCTACATAAGCAGCACACATGTTTAAATCGCCGTTTTTTAAGTATTCTAAAACCATCCAGTTGTTACCGAATAAGGGCATAGCTGCTTTATCAATTTGAGGTAAGTCTACAAACTCTTCGTGGGTGTGTCTTGCAATTAAAGGTGGCATAGCTGCTTCAATAACTGTTGTGTAACCCATACCGGAGTATTGGTAGCCTGTTTTGTAAGTTGAAGGTACTGAGAATCCGGAACCTTTTCTTAAGCCTTCTTTTTGCCATACGTCTTTTTTACTGTCTTCAGGTCTTAATGTCCTACCCGTATTTACCTTAGCTCCTGCAATGTGACTGTGTGAGTCGACACCACCAGGCATTACGATTTTATTACTTGCATCAAGTACAGTAGCATTGTTGGAAACTTTTTCCACAATTCTACCATCTTTAACGCAGATATCCATTTTTTCGCCATCTACTTTATTTGTAGGGTCGTATACGGTACCATTTTTAATAATGTATTCCATGAAATCACCCTTGAATATTTTTATAATATTCAAATTTATTGTATTTATTGTATTTCTTAATATTTTGAATATTTTGAATATTTTGATTATGGATGTAATTAATAATTTAAGGTCATTTAGTTGATATTTTTTTGAATTGTTTGATTTTTATGATCAATTAATGATATGTTAATTTTTATAAAACTTTTTAATGAAACTAATGGGGTTTACCATACTAATTTATCAAATAACTATTAAATAACTATTAAATAACTATTAAATAATTATCAAAATTTATTCGATGTATGCTTGTCTCATTAATTCGGTCATCATTAAAACTTTTTTATCGGTTTTTTCAACATCTACTGCAATAGGTCCTTTGAATGATGGCATAGCAGTACTTTCCGTATCTGGGAGTACAATCCTGTTTGCCCATGGCCCCATTGGTATAAATATCATTCCTGCAGGGGCTTCTTCTTTGGTTGTCATTACACTTACTACGACGTCACCGTATTCTGAGGTAACTTCGATATTGTCACCATCTCTAACGCCCAATTTTAGCATATCGCTACCGTTCATGTAACAAACTGCCGCAGCATTTTTATAAAGTTCTAAATTTTTGCCTGCTTCTATGGCTTCACCTTGCCATATGGTTCTACCCGTATTTAGCATGAATTTCATATCATCACCTATTCGGCTAATAACCGTTACTTATTAACCAAATTATTTTATGATTAGTATCTTATGAGTATTTTAAGCTTAAATCTTAATTAATAAAATTTTAGTTGATTATATTTCTTTTTTGACATTTTAAAGGATTATGAAATAGGATAATAATTAATTTATGAATTACACCGCTATACTTCAAAAATTAAATTTTTATTTTATTTATTTTAATTATTCATTCGATTTATTTTAATTATTTATTTTAAGTAATTATCTGAATTACTTATTTTTTGATAATTTCAAGTTCTATTGCATCAACGGGGCAAGCTTCAATACAAGCACCGCAACCACCGCATAACTCAGGTTTTAAAACGGTTACTACCCCATTTTCAATTCTCATTATCAATTTTTCGTCACTACTTGGACCTTTGCCACCGAATACATCAGCGTCTTGTGCGTTTACAGGGCAAGCTACAACACAGTTTCCGCAACCGTGGCATCTTTCAGGGTACACTTTAAGACTGTACATTTAATCACCTTTATGTATTACGTATAATTGTTAGGGCGTAT encodes:
- the fwdA gene encoding tungsten-dependent formylmethanofuran dehydrogenase subunit FwdA, with translation MEYIIKNGTVYDPTNKVDGEKMDICVKDGRIVEKVSNNATVLDASNKIVMPGGVDSHSHIAGAKVNTGRTLRPEDSKKDVWQKEGLRKGSGFSVPSTYKTGYQYSGMGYTTVIEAAMPPLIARHTHEEFVDLPQIDKAAMPLFGNNWMVLEYLKNGDLNMCAAYVAWLLKATRGFAIKIVNPGGTEAWGWGKNVHGLDDEIPYFGITPRDVVRGLAQVNEMLGLPHSIHVHPNNLGHPGNWETTLDTMDCVKDIKAKPKHGKRDTVYYNTHVQFHSYGGTSWKDCVSKGVEVAEYVNKHDHLMVDIGQITLDETTTMTADGPMEYDLHMTNGLKWANCDVELETGSGVVPFIYSPKGPVYSLQWAIGLDLFLHANSDKVILTTDHPNAGPFIRYPRVIAWLISEQYRKDWIENRVHKWAAQKSHITDTDREYTMYEIAKITRANTSKVLGLSDDRGHLGLGARADLAIYDIDPEEKNGKKIEKAFLEANYVFKDGDIVVKDGNVVKEVFGNTIYVDAKINEELEAELMKDLEPRFKKYYSVNIENYPVQEAYANQWEPINIDATEIK
- a CDS encoding 4Fe-4S binding protein, translating into MYSLKVYPERCHGCGNCVVACPVNAQDADVFGGKGPSSDEKLIMRIENGVVTVLKPELCGGCGACIEACPVDAIELEIIKK
- the fwdD gene encoding tungsten-dependent formylmethanofuran dehydrogenase subunit FwdD; this translates as MKFMLNTGRTIWQGEAIEAGKNLELYKNAAAVCYMNGSDMLKLGVRDGDNIEVTSEYGDVVVSVMTTKEEAPAGMIFIPMGPWANRIVLPDTESTAMPSFKGPIAVDVEKTDKKVLMMTELMRQAYIE